The genomic region AATAGGCCTGCTCCTGCGCGCGCTGGAAGAGAGCGCGCGAGCCCATGCCCAATGCGAGTGCGCCATAGGCCTTGCCGTGCGCGATCTCGGCGCGCATCAGGCTGGTGCCGTCCTGCGCCGCGGCGATCTTGAGCACCCCGCGGGCGTCGAGGATGGTGACCACCAGCGGCTTCAGCTTCAGCTCGGTGGATTTCGCGAAGGCGGCGTCGAGGATCTTGCGGGCGGTGTCGAGGGTGAGGTCAGCCATGGCTGGGTTCCTTTGCAAGGGGAGGGGTTGTGGATTGCGTTTTGGCACGATCGAGGCTCAGCGCCAGCACGCGCGCGACGTGAAGCGCCTCGCGCTCGGCGCCGTCGTGGATCTGGTGCCGACAGGAGGTGCCGTCGGCGACGACGAGCGTATTCTGGTCCGCGCGCCGCACGGCGGGTAGCAGCGAGAGCTCGGCCATCTCGATCGAGGCATCGTAGGTGTCCGCGCCATAACCGAAGGCGCCGGCCATGCCGCAGCAGCTCGACTCGATGGTCTCGACCTCGAGGCTGGGAATGAGGCGCAGCACCTGCTCGACCGGCTTGAACGCGCCGAAGGATTTTTGATGGCAATGGCCGTGCACCATTGCTTTGTCGGCGACGGTGCCGAGTGGCAGTTGCAGCCGGCCGGCCTCGGCCTCGCGCACCAGGAATTCCTCGAAGGTCAGCGCGTGGGCGCCAACGGCCTTGGCGTCGGCGTCCTTGCGCAGCGAGGCGAGCTCGTCGCGCAGCGTCAAGAGGCAGCTTGGCTCGAGGCCGACGATCGGCACGCCACGCGCGGCGAAGGGCGCGAACGCGGCGACGAGGCGGTCGAGCTCGGACTTGGCTTCGTCAACGAGACCGGCTGAGAGGAAAGTACGGCCGCAGCACAGCGGGCCGTTGCCGCTCAATGGCTTCGGCAGATGCACGCGATAGCCGCCGGCCGCGAGCACGCGCAGCGCGGCGTCGAGATTTTCGCGCTCATAGATGCGGTTGAATGTATCGGCGAACAGCACGACCTCGCGGCCAGTCTCCGGCCCGACCGCTTCGGCAGGCGGCGCGAACACGTCGCTGCGGAAGGCGGGCAGCGCCCGCCGCGCGCTGATGCCGGCAAAACGCTCGAACAGCCTTCGCAGCAGCGGGCTGCGGTTGCGCAAATTCGCCAGCGGCGCGAAGCGCGACGCGAGGCCGGCATAGCGTGGGAGGTAGCCGACCAGGCGGTCGCGCAAGGTCGGGCCATGCGAGGCCGCGCGCGCGGCGAGCACCTCGATCTTCATCTTGGCCATGTCGACGCCGGTTGGGCATTCGTGGCGGCAGGCTTTGCAGGATACGCAAAGCTTCAGCGTCTCCATCATCTCGTCGGAGGAGAGCGCGCCCGCGCCGAGCTGGCCGGAGATCGCGAGCCGCAGCGTGTTGGCGCGCCCTCGCGTCGCGTCCTTCTCGTTGCGCGTCGCGCGATAGGACGGGCACATCACGCCGCCCTCGAGCTTGCGGCAGGCGCCGTTGTTGTTGCACATCTCGACCGCGCCCTGAAAGCCGCCGCCGGCCCCGGGATAAGCCGACCAGTCGAGTTTTGTCTTGAGCTCAGCGACGCGATACTCAGGCTTGAAGCGGAATAGCGAACGATCGTCCATCTTCGGTGAGTCGACGATCTTGCCGGGGTTTAGCACGCCCTCGGGATCAAAGCGCTGCTTCACTTCCCGGAAGTCGGCGACCAGGCGCTCGCCGAACATCGTGGTGTGGAACTCCGAGCGCACCAGGCCGTCGCCGTGCTCGCCGGAATGCGAGCCCTTGTACTCGCGCACCAGTTCGAAGGCTTCCTCGGCGATGGCCCGCATCGCCTTGACGTCCTGCTCCAGTTTCAAATTCAGCACGGGTCGTACATGCAGGCAGCCTTCGGAGGCGTGAGCATACATCGTGCCGCTGGTGCCGTGCTTTGCGAACACCTCGCTCAGCCGCGCGGTGTAGTCGGCGAGATGCGGCAGCGGCACGGCGCAGTCCTCGACGAAGGAGACGGGCTTTCCTTCCTGCTTCATCGACATCATGACGTTGAGGCCGGCGGCGCGGAAATCGGCGATCCCGCTCTGCAGCGCGGGCTCGGTGATTTCCACCACGCCGCCCCATTTGCGCTTGTCGTTATTCCAGCCGAAGCCGAGATCGCCCATCAGCTCGCCGAGCTGCTTCAGGCGCACGAGGTTGTCCGCCTGGTCCTCCTCGGCGAACTCGACCACGAGCACCGCATCCGGATCGCCCTTGATCGCGGCGGAGATGATCGGCCGGAACATCGCGATGTCGCGGCCGAGCGCGAGCATGGTGCGGTCGACCAGCTCGACCGCGATCGGCTTCAGCTTGACCAGATGCTGGGCCGCGTCCATCGCCTCGTAAAAACTGCCGAAATGGCAGATGCCGAGCGCCTTGTTGCGGATCACGGGCCACAGCTTCAGCTCGACCTTGGTGGTGAAAGCGAGAGTGCCCTCGGAGCCGACGAGAAGGTGCGCCATGTTGTTGCGGGCATTGCGCGGCACCAGCGCATCGAGATTGTAGCCGCCGACACGGCGCTGCACTTTTGGAAAGCGCGCGGCGATCTCCCCGGCCTCGCGGGCGCCGAGATCGAGCATGTCGCGGACCAGGGCACGCGCGCTGTCGTTCGCATCGAGATCGGAAAGATCGCGCGACACCTCGCCGTAATGGCTCAGCGTGCCGTCGGCAAGCGCGGCCTCCATCGACAGCGTGTTGTCGCGCATGGTGCCGTAGCGCAGGCTGCGGCCGCCGCAGGAATTGTTGCCGGCCATGCCGCCGATGGTGGCGCGCGAGGCCGTGGAGACATCGACCGGAAACCAGAGGCCGTGTTTCTTCAGCTGGCGGTTGAGGTGGTCGAGCACGATGCCCGGCTCGACCACGCAGGTGCGTCCTTCGACGTCGAGCGACAGGATCCGGTTCAGGTGCTTGGAGAGATCGACCACGAGGCCGTCATTGACGGTCTGGCCGCATTGCGAGGTTCCGCCGCCGCGCGGGTCACCTTCAGTCCCTCGTCGCGCGCGATCGCCAGCGCCCGCAAGGCCTCGTCCATGGTGCGCGGCACCACCACGCCGTAGGGCATGATCTGGTAGAAGGAAGCGTCGGTGGCGTAGCGGCCGCGGCTG from Bradyrhizobium lupini harbors:
- a CDS encoding heme-binding protein, which encodes MADLTLDTARKILDAAFAKSTELKLKPLVVTILDARGVLKIAAAQDGTSLMRAEIAHGKAYGALALGMGSRALFQRAQEQAYFIDSVNTIAKGALVPVPGGVLIMDGTTLLGAVGVSGDTSDNDEACAVAGIQAAALKANAG